One genomic region from Marmota flaviventris isolate mMarFla1 chromosome 6, mMarFla1.hap1, whole genome shotgun sequence encodes:
- the Atp6v1g2 gene encoding V-type proton ATPase subunit G 2 isoform X1, translating into MASQSQGIQQLLQAEKRAAEKVADARKRKARRLKQAKEEAQMEVEQYRREREQEFQSKQQAAMGSQGNLSAEVEQATRRQVQGMQSSQQRNRERVLAQLLGMVCDVRPQVHPNYRITA; encoded by the exons ATGGCCAGTCAGTCCCAGGGTATCCAGCAGCTCCTGCAAGCTGAGAAGCGGGCTGCTGAGAAGGTAGCAGATGCCAGAAAGA GAAAGGCTCGGAGGCTGAAGCAGGCAAAGGAAGAGGCACAGATGGAAGTGGAGCAGTACCGCAGAGAGCGAGAGCAGGAATTCCAGAGCAAGCAGCAGGCG GCCATGGGCTCCCAGGGGAACCTGTCAGCTGAAGTGGAGCAGGCCACAAGGCGCCAGGTACAGGGCATGCAGAGTTCCCAGCAGAGAAACCGGGAGCGTGTCCTGGCCCAGCTTCTTGGCATGGTCTGCGATGTCAGGCCCCAGGTCCACCCCAACTACCGGATCACTGCCTAG
- the Atp6v1g2 gene encoding V-type proton ATPase subunit G 2 isoform X3, with protein sequence MEVEQYRREREQEFQSKQQAAMGSQGNLSAEVEQATRRQVQGMQSSQQRNRERVLAQLLGMVCDVRPQVHPNYRITA encoded by the exons ATGGAAGTGGAGCAGTACCGCAGAGAGCGAGAGCAGGAATTCCAGAGCAAGCAGCAGGCG GCCATGGGCTCCCAGGGGAACCTGTCAGCTGAAGTGGAGCAGGCCACAAGGCGCCAGGTACAGGGCATGCAGAGTTCCCAGCAGAGAAACCGGGAGCGTGTCCTGGCCCAGCTTCTTGGCATGGTCTGCGATGTCAGGCCCCAGGTCCACCCCAACTACCGGATCACTGCCTAG
- the Atp6v1g2 gene encoding V-type proton ATPase subunit G 2 isoform X2 has product MRSRRRGKARRLKQAKEEAQMEVEQYRREREQEFQSKQQAAMGSQGNLSAEVEQATRRQVQGMQSSQQRNRERVLAQLLGMVCDVRPQVHPNYRITA; this is encoded by the exons ATGAGAAGCCGAAGGCGGG GAAAGGCTCGGAGGCTGAAGCAGGCAAAGGAAGAGGCACAGATGGAAGTGGAGCAGTACCGCAGAGAGCGAGAGCAGGAATTCCAGAGCAAGCAGCAGGCG GCCATGGGCTCCCAGGGGAACCTGTCAGCTGAAGTGGAGCAGGCCACAAGGCGCCAGGTACAGGGCATGCAGAGTTCCCAGCAGAGAAACCGGGAGCGTGTCCTGGCCCAGCTTCTTGGCATGGTCTGCGATGTCAGGCCCCAGGTCCACCCCAACTACCGGATCACTGCCTAG